The region TATGCTGGACGCTAGATGCACATTTGAAAAGCCGCTCTTTTACGACGATATCATCACAATCAGAACGGTCGTTCAGGAAATTAATCGAAAAACGATCAAACTGTCCCATGAGGTTTATCGGGGAGACGCGAGAACGGGCTGCGGATACGAACTGCGCGGTTGGGTGAAGCGTGAGGGCGATCGGCTGGCTGCCGTCCCTATACCAGATTCTGTACGAGAAATTCTGGAGCAGGATGCGCAGGAGAAAGCCGGTTGTACACATCGCTTTGAGCCTTTTTTAGATCTTGGAGGATCTCGATGAACAATTGGCTGGGGGATGGTTAGTGTCTTCTGGCGGTGCCGAATCATGCCAAAGACCAGTGACTTTGTGGCATTTACACATTTTATTCTTCCTACTTCTTCTAATGGATCCGCTGGGGGAATGCGTGGTGACGTAGCCCCCCTTTTTTCAGTTCTCTTAGGCTGAAGCAATTCAGCGGCTTCCCGCATCACCATCATCCTCTGAAATCACTCGCCCCACACTACCGGTCGCTACAATCGGATACATCAGGCTTGAAAAAGATGATTTTTTACAATAACCTGATAACAAAATGGTTTGTAAAAATATTTTGCAGGTGACACGGATGAAACCAAGATCCTTAGTATTTACGTTATATGGGGACTTTATTCAACATTATGGAGGAGAAATCTGGATCGGGAGCCTGATCCGGTTGATGGCAGAATTCGGGATATCGGAGTCATCCGTCAGAGGAGCCGTTTTCCGCATGGTCAATCAAGGTCTGTTGAAAGCCCGGCGTTCAGGGAACAAAAGCTTTTATTCACTTACGGACAAGGCAAAGCGCAGGGTGGAAGACGGGGTACGGCGAGTGTATGCCATTCGGAACCACAGATGGGATGGATTTTGGCGGATTTTCACTTATTCCGTACCGGAAGAAAAAAGGGATTTGCGAAACCAGTTGCGCCAGGAACTGTCCTGGACAGGATTCGGACTGATTTCTAATAGTACCTGGGTCAGTCCGAATCCGCTGGAAGAGCAAATCATGGAAATTGTGAAAACTTACAGGTTGGAACCCTATACGTTTCTGTTCAGTTCCAGCTCGGTCGTTTCCCACGAGAATCAGGAAATCATCGAACGCGGGTGGGACCTGGAAGAAATCGGGAAGGAATATGACCATTTTATCGAAATCTATGGCAGCAAATACGAAGAACTGAAAGAAGCGGCTTGGAACGCTACGTTGACAGATCGCGAAAGTTTCATTGCACGCACGCAACTGGTGCACGAGTACCGGAAATTCCTGTTTAAGGATCCGGGTTTTCCGCTCGATTTGCTGCCGCCAAACTGGAGCGGCACAAAAGCGCGCGAACTGTTTTGGAACATTCATCAACTGGTATCCGTTGGTGCTGTTCGTTTCTTTGAATCCTGTTTTGAATTCGATTCGAATTTGCTTCCGCAATCCTTCAACCGTGAGAAAGCGCTGAATCCGTTTGCAGAATTGTACATCAGCTAACAGGGGCTACAGCCTGAACGCTTTTACCAGCACAAACCCGAGCACCGACAACAACAACGACCCAATAAACCCCCCGGCGATCGTGCGGGCTCCCCAACGGCGCAGCACCGAAACATCGACGTTCAGGCCGAGACCCGCCATCGCCATGGCGATCAGAAAATAAGCGAGATTGACGACCGATGCTGCCGTCTGCTGTGAAAAAATGCCAAGCGTGTTGACGGCGCTCATCACCAGGAAGCCGACGATGAACCAAGGGATCGGCAGGTCCTTCAACGTCCGAAGTACGGTGCGGTCCCTTCGCTTCCCGGGCTCAGTGAGGTCGCCTCGTTGAGCCAGGTTACGCCGCTGGGGCCGGTCCCCCTGGTCGCCTCCCCTGGTGCGGTCGCCGTCCTTGGTCCGATCGTCGCCTGCGCTCCACTCGGACCGGCTGACGATGATTCCGATGAGCAGTGCAACGGGAATCAACAGAGCAACGCGAGTCAGTTTGACG is a window of Effusibacillus pohliae DSM 22757 DNA encoding:
- a CDS encoding acyl-CoA thioesterase, whose amino-acid sequence is MRRNEIQLRVHWGDTDKAGIVFYPNYFKWFDIAGHQFFRSVGLAPSELEEKHQVILPMLDARCTFEKPLFYDDIITIRTVVQEINRKTIKLSHEVYRGDARTGCGYELRGWVKREGDRLAAVPIPDSVREILEQDAQEKAGCTHRFEPFLDLGGSR
- the paaX gene encoding phenylacetic acid degradation operon negative regulatory protein PaaX yields the protein MKPRSLVFTLYGDFIQHYGGEIWIGSLIRLMAEFGISESSVRGAVFRMVNQGLLKARRSGNKSFYSLTDKAKRRVEDGVRRVYAIRNHRWDGFWRIFTYSVPEEKRDLRNQLRQELSWTGFGLISNSTWVSPNPLEEQIMEIVKTYRLEPYTFLFSSSSVVSHENQEIIERGWDLEEIGKEYDHFIEIYGSKYEELKEAAWNATLTDRESFIARTQLVHEYRKFLFKDPGFPLDLLPPNWSGTKARELFWNIHQLVSVGAVRFFESCFEFDSNLLPQSFNREKALNPFAELYIS